The nucleotide window CGAAGTAGGGAGGTGTTGTATGACAATTGTTACTACCCTAACAGAAAAGAGAAGAGAGAAACAATTGAAATATGAGAAGCGACTGTTGCGGGAACTATCCTTACAAACATTACGCAGCGACATACACAATTCATTTATTCAATACATGAGTGCACCGCGCTTTGCGCGTCATTTAGAGGACTATTGCCTAGAGCTTGCGGTGGAATCATATTTGTTGGGAGCTCGTTATAGTAAATTTGGCTATTATGGCGAGCCTTTACTGGATGTGAAAATTCGCTCTCATTATGAGGAAAGTCATTTGGCTGAAACGCTATTCCAGTTTTTATGTAGCATTCCAGCTAGTGAGTTTACAGAGGAATGCCATCAATCTTTATATGATACATGCTGTGAATTTGTCTCTTGCTGGTGGACGGAAGGTTATACAAAAGGTGAAAGAAGATATCGATTGAGATTGCGGTAACGAATCATATTCCTCTCTCTTGTCCCATATAAGTAAGTAGAGGACGAGCAGGAGGGAGAGATATGAAGAAAATTAAGGTATTTTCGTTTCTAACGGCTGCGGTTATTTTATTTTTTCTGGTACAGCATGAATTTGCAATTACAAAATCATGGAGGTCCTGGAATCTGCCTCTAGCAGGTAAAATTATCGTATTGGATGCCGGTCATGGTGGCCCGGATGGTGGGGCTGTAGGCGGAGAAGACATTGTTGAGAAAGAAATTACCCTGGAGATTTCCAAGAAAATTCGTGATTATCTACAAGAACAAGGAGCGCTAGTTATTTTAACAAGAGATGAAGATGAGGACTTGGCATCTAAGAATACAAAGGGGTACAGTCGCCGGAAGGCTGAGGATTTAAAACAACGGGTAAAGCTTATTAACCATTCAGGTGCCGATTTATTTGTCAGTATACATTTAAATGCTATACCCATTAGTAGCTCCAAAGGTGCACAGACATTTTATTATCGTTCGTTAGTTGAGAATGAAAGAGCGGCTAAGTATATACAAGCTGAGCTAAGAACGAGCTTGGAAAATACACATAGGCAAGCAAAGACGATTAATCGTGTATACTTATTAAAACATGCGGAAGTACCTGGTGTGCTTGTGGAAGCCGGATTTCTATCTAATGTAAATGAGCGATATTTATTGAATTCAGAGAAATACCAACAAAAGGTTTCGGCAGCGGTATATCGCGGTATATTACGCTATTTTACAGAAAAGGGAAACCCTCCTGAATAAGGTGGGTTTTCTTATGTTTATATAAGAAGGAGACATAACCGTTTGTCCTAGGATACAGCATAGGATATAATATATGAAAGCGTATTTATTTCCAATAGGTGGTGGGGGCTATCATGATGACAAAGGAAACGATTGTACAAGCATTAGAACAACTGGAAGATCCGTTTTTACATAAAAGCCTAAAGGAAACGGGTGGGATTAAAGAAGTAACGGTAAAGCCGGAGAAAAATCATGTAAGTGTTAAATTAGCCATTGCTAAAACAGGTACAGCAGAACAAATGCAGCTACAAACAGCTGTTGTAAAGCTGATTAAGGAGCTTGGGGCACAAACAGTTGGTATTCGCTTTGCTGAAATGGATGAAGAAGAGCTAAAAGCTTTTGAAATTAATGAAACTACGCCGGATAATTTACTATCTCCAAACTCAAAAACAGTATTCTTAGCTGTAGCAAGCGGTAAGGGCGGAGTCGGAAAATCTACAGTATCAGTTAACTTAGCTGTAGCCCTAGCAAGATTAGGAAAAAAGGTCGGTATTGTTGACGCAGATATCTATGGGTTTAGCGTACCTGACATGATGGGAATTACCAAGCGACCTGTTGTGAGAGGGGACAAAATTATTCCTGTAGAACGACTGGGTGTAAAAGTAATTTCTATGGGGTTCTTTGTAGAAGATAATGCACCGGTTATTTGGAGAGGGCCAATGCTAGGGAAAATGCTCAATAATTTCTTTACAGAGGTAGAATGGGGTGAACTAGATTATTTAGTACTTGATTTACCACCAGGTACAGGTGATGTTGCGCTAGATGTACATGCGATGCTGCCAGCATGTAAAGAGGTTATTGTTACAACACCTCACCCTACAGCTTCCTTTGTAGCAGCTCGTGCAGGTGCCATGGCACTTCGTACGGAGCATGAGATTATAGGGGTTATTGAAAACATGTCTTACTTTGAGAGTAAAATTACAGGTGAGAGAGAATATGTTTTTGGACAAGGTGGGGGACAAAAGCTTGCAGAAGAGCTGCGCACAAACGTCTTAGGGCAAATTCCTCTGCAACAACCGGATTGGAACAAAGAAGACTTTGCGCCGTCTGT belongs to Ectobacillus sp. JY-23 and includes:
- a CDS encoding DUF2521 family protein, which gives rise to MTIVTTLTEKRREKQLKYEKRLLRELSLQTLRSDIHNSFIQYMSAPRFARHLEDYCLELAVESYLLGARYSKFGYYGEPLLDVKIRSHYEESHLAETLFQFLCSIPASEFTEECHQSLYDTCCEFVSCWWTEGYTKGERRYRLRLR
- the cwlD gene encoding N-acetylmuramoyl-L-alanine amidase CwlD translates to MKKIKVFSFLTAAVILFFLVQHEFAITKSWRSWNLPLAGKIIVLDAGHGGPDGGAVGGEDIVEKEITLEISKKIRDYLQEQGALVILTRDEDEDLASKNTKGYSRRKAEDLKQRVKLINHSGADLFVSIHLNAIPISSSKGAQTFYYRSLVENERAAKYIQAELRTSLENTHRQAKTINRVYLLKHAEVPGVLVEAGFLSNVNERYLLNSEKYQQKVSAAVYRGILRYFTEKGNPPE
- a CDS encoding Mrp/NBP35 family ATP-binding protein codes for the protein MMTKETIVQALEQLEDPFLHKSLKETGGIKEVTVKPEKNHVSVKLAIAKTGTAEQMQLQTAVVKLIKELGAQTVGIRFAEMDEEELKAFEINETTPDNLLSPNSKTVFLAVASGKGGVGKSTVSVNLAVALARLGKKVGIVDADIYGFSVPDMMGITKRPVVRGDKIIPVERLGVKVISMGFFVEDNAPVIWRGPMLGKMLNNFFTEVEWGELDYLVLDLPPGTGDVALDVHAMLPACKEVIVTTPHPTASFVAARAGAMALRTEHEIIGVIENMSYFESKITGEREYVFGQGGGQKLAEELRTNVLGQIPLQQPDWNKEDFAPSVYEADHQIGKIYNDIAKKVADLTVYAK